The nucleotide sequence AGGTCTTAGCCTTGAGTCTCCTTTGGCAAGTGCTAACGAATAACACAAGATTATTGACACACTGATTTTAGTACAACAAGCAACTATGGAAACTCATGGAATATCAAAGATTGGCGCAAACAAACTTAAACCGCTAACTTTTTTACCCAAAACCCGCAACCAGTTCCTGGTTAAAAGTTTTTTAGTCCTTGAATATTGATAATCCCTCAACAGAATAAGCAGGAATGGCAGAATCAACCGTCATAAAAGTTAAACTATGGCTAATTGCTTGAGCCATTAACATTCTATCAAAAGGATCTCGATGTAATAACGGTAATTTAATCAATTGAGTGACACTTTTTTCAGACAAATCAAGATGATTAATAAAATGAAGTTTTCTTTGTCTAGGAAGATAAATATCAGGAGATTCAGGAAAATTGATTTTCCCTAACTGATATTTAAGAATTACCTCCCAAAGAGAAACTACACTTAAATATACTTCATTATCACAAATCCGAATGACAGTCCGCCATTGAGTTGGTAATCGTTGACTGTTATTAATGAACCAGAGAAAAATATGGGTATCTAACAGTAATTTCATGCTCC is from Gloeocapsa sp. DLM2.Bin57 and encodes:
- a CDS encoding type II toxin-antitoxin system VapC family toxin, coding for MKLLLDTHIFLWFINNSQRLPTQWRTVIRICDNEVYLSVVSLWEVILKYQLGKINFPESPDIYLPRQRKLHFINHLDLSEKSVTQLIKLPLLHRDPFDRMLMAQAISHSLTFMTVDSAIPAYSVEGLSIFKD